From the genome of Dermacentor variabilis isolate Ectoservices unplaced genomic scaffold, ASM5094787v1 scaffold_14, whole genome shotgun sequence, one region includes:
- the LOC142567660 gene encoding BEN domain-containing protein 5-like: MDFDYSNNDYIFLDVRPAAPAAASRDLAEFQNVVPAAPAAISAALPQQQVGDVPRHLPPFFEDDNGQVHIGHGIVIPSDKWAALMCVPRDSLFCKEGARCLWTAAELKERSVKGQICRRFANNPDTTAKKPMTPKKLLALNNAFSHFVDRHPENKDPGERKKKLNYFIGEMLQDMRKK, translated from the exons GATTTTGATTATTCAAATAATGATTACATTTTTCTG GATGTGAGGCCTGCAGCGCCAGCTGCAGCCAGCAGGGACTTGGCAGAG TTTCAGAATGTTGTGCCTGCAGCACCAGCTGCAATCAGCGCAGCTTTGCCACAG CAACAAGTGGGGGATGTCCCGCGGCACCTGCCACCTTTCTTTGAGGATGACAATGGCCAG GTCCACATTGGACACGGCATTGTCATACCGTCGGACAAGTGGGCAGCACTGATGTGTGTGCCGCGGGACTCCCTCTTTTGCAAAGAGGGAGCCCGCTGCTTGTGGACAGCGGCCGAATTGAAAGAACGCAGTGTCAAGGGCCAAATATGCCGAAGGTTCGCGAACAACCCTGACACCACTGCCAAAAAGCCAATGACGCCAAAAAAACTGCTGGCCTTAAACA ACGCATTTTCCCACTTCGTGGATCGGCATCCCGAAAACAAGGACccgggtgaaagaaaaaaaaaacttaattactTCATTGGAGAAATGCTCCAAGACATGAGAAAAAAATAG